One stretch of Microplitis mediator isolate UGA2020A chromosome 9, iyMicMedi2.1, whole genome shotgun sequence DNA includes these proteins:
- the LOC130674468 gene encoding uncharacterized protein LOC130674468 isoform X1 → MRILGIGYEGLCKFCGLMDMPSFLDKSTHTILLKQILNCSKAVAETFMTKAVNEEKQAMPTTENEDINHLTVSGDGTWQKRGYTSSFGVSSIIGYFTGKILDINIKSAYCKLCEYWKKKTNTVEFEEWYQSHEDVCSANHQGSSGKMEVDAMVEMFSYSETKYGVKYANYSGDGDSKTYSGIIKSDPYENTTVNKKECIGHVQKRMGSRLRTLKSKQKGLGGRGKLTGKLIDKLTVYYGLAIRRHCDSIENMKSAIMATFYHYGSSDEKPNHDMCPKGEESWCSYQRAEARGELDTFSHDYSPLPSDVLKAIKPIYEDLSNENLLSRCVGGFNQNNNESFNQLVWKICPKTDLIVGLILIGMQKEWMLHVSK, encoded by the exons atgagaatactaggaataggatacgaaggattgtgcaagttttgcggcctgatggacatgccgtcttttttagataaatctacgcatacaattttactgaaacagattttgaattgtagtaaagccgtcgcagaaaccttcatgacgaaagctgtgaatgaagaaaagcaagcaatgccaacaactgaaaatgaagatataaatcatctaactgtatcgggagatggaacctggcaaaaacggggatatacatcgtcatttggagtttcttctataattggctattttactggaaagattcttgacataaacattaaaagtgcatattgtaagctatgtgagtattggaaaaaaaaaacaaatactgttgagttcgaggaatggtatcaatcgcatgaagatgtgtgttctgctaatcatcaagggtcttctgggaaaatggaggtggatgcgatggtcgaaatgttttcgtattctgaaactaaatatggagttaagtatgccaactatagtggtgatggtgactccaagacctattcaggaattataaaatcagatccttacgaaaatacaactgtaaataaaaaggaatgtatagggcatgtccaaaagcggatggggagtcgattacgtacgctgaagagtaaacaaaaaggtcttggtggtcgaggtaagctcacaggaaaattaatagacaaactaactgtgtactatggtttagcaatacgccggcattgtgattctattgaaaatatgaaatctgctataatggcaaccttttatcactacggctcgagtgatgaaaaaccgaatcatgatatgtgtccaaaaggcgaagaatcttggtgctcttaccagcgcgctgaagcaagaggagagcttgataccttttctcacgattattctcctttaccttctgatgttttaaaagctatcaagcctatatacgaagatcttagtaatgaaaatttactttcaagatgtgtaggtggattcaatcagaataataatgaaagctttaaccaactagtatggaaaatatgcccaaaaacg gacttaattgtgggcctaattctcatcggtatgcagaaagaatggatgctgcacgtatcaaagtag
- the LOC130674468 gene encoding uncharacterized protein LOC130674468 isoform X2 produces the protein MRILGIGYEGLCKFCGLMDMPSFLDKSTHTILLKQILNCSKAVAETFMTKAVNEEKQAMPTTENEDINHLTVSGDGTWQKRGYTSSFGVSSIIGYFTGKILDINIKSAYCKLCEYWKKKTNTVEFEEWYQSHEDVCSANHQGSSGKMEVDAMVEMFSYSETKYGVKYANYSGDGDSKTYSGIIKSDPYENTTVNKKECIGHVQKRMGSRLRTLKSKQKGLGGRGKLTGKLIDKLTVYYGLAIRRHCDSIENMKSAIMATFYHYGSSDEKPNHDMCPKGEESWCSYQRAEARGELDTFSHDYSPLPSDVLKAIKPIYEDLSNENLLSRCVGGFNQNNNESFNQLVWKICPKTS, from the exons atgagaatactaggaataggatacgaaggattgtgcaagttttgcggcctgatggacatgccgtcttttttagataaatctacgcatacaattttactgaaacagattttgaattgtagtaaagccgtcgcagaaaccttcatgacgaaagctgtgaatgaagaaaagcaagcaatgccaacaactgaaaatgaagatataaatcatctaactgtatcgggagatggaacctggcaaaaacggggatatacatcgtcatttggagtttcttctataattggctattttactggaaagattcttgacataaacattaaaagtgcatattgtaagctatgtgagtattggaaaaaaaaaacaaatactgttgagttcgaggaatggtatcaatcgcatgaagatgtgtgttctgctaatcatcaagggtcttctgggaaaatggaggtggatgcgatggtcgaaatgttttcgtattctgaaactaaatatggagttaagtatgccaactatagtggtgatggtgactccaagacctattcaggaattataaaatcagatccttacgaaaatacaactgtaaataaaaaggaatgtatagggcatgtccaaaagcggatggggagtcgattacgtacgctgaagagtaaacaaaaaggtcttggtggtcgaggtaagctcacaggaaaattaatagacaaactaactgtgtactatggtttagcaatacgccggcattgtgattctattgaaaatatgaaatctgctataatggcaaccttttatcactacggctcgagtgatgaaaaaccgaatcatgatatgtgtccaaaaggcgaagaatcttggtgctcttaccagcgcgctgaagcaagaggagagcttgataccttttctcacgattattctcctttaccttctgatgttttaaaagctatcaagcctatatacgaagatcttagtaatgaaaatttactttcaagatgtgtaggtggattcaatcagaataataatgaaagctttaaccaactagtatggaaaatatgcccaaaaacg tcttga